A window of the Bacteroides thetaiotaomicron VPI-5482 genome harbors these coding sequences:
- the mgtA gene encoding magnesium-translocating P-type ATPase, producing the protein MVWKKKLRSSQYTFNSERVFLVATQPGKSIYSCLQTTKLGLTLGEVQERQSIYGRNEVIHEQKKNPFILFIRTFINPFIGVLTGLAIISLFLDVLMAEPGEQEWTGVIIISSMVLFSAVLRFWQEWRASEATDSLMRMVKNTCLAKRAGEQEEEIDITELVPGDIVYLAAGDMVPADIHIIDSKDLFISQASLTGESEPIEKFPEVQGQQFRKGSVIELDNICYMGSNVISGAAKGIVFETGNKTYLGTIAKSLVGHRATTAFDKGISKVSFLLIRFMLVMVPFVFFVNGFTKGDWFEAFIFAVSVAVGLTPEMLPMIVTANLSKGAIAMSKKKTIVKNLNAIQNFGAMDILCTDKTGTLTCDKIVLEKYINADGSDDNSKRILRHAYFNSYFQTGLRNLMDKAILSHVRELNLEHLKDAYTKVDEIPFDFTRRRMSVVIEDRQGKRQIITKGAVEEILDVCSYAEFDREIHPLTDSLKIKAQKISEEMNRQGMRVLAVSQKSFIEKDCNFAIEDEKEMVLIGYLAFLDPPKPSAAEAIEQLYMHGVAVKILSGDNDTVVKAIARQVGIDTGHSLTGIEMEEMDETTLKETVKDTTLFSKLTPLQKTQIISLLQEQGNTVGFLGDGINDAGALRQSDIGISVDSAVDIAKESADIILLEKDLMVLEDGVLEGRKTFGNINKYIKMTASSNFGNMFSVMFASAFLPFLPMMPIHLLIQNLLYDISQTTIPFDRMDPEFLKKPRKWDASDLSRFMIYIGPISSIFDIATYLVMWYVFSCNSPEHQTLFQTGWFVEGLLSQTLIVHMIRTRKIPFIQSRATWPVMGLTFLIMAVGILIPFTAFGRSIGLTALPLGYFPWLIGILLSYCILTQLVKNWYIRKFVRWL; encoded by the coding sequence ATGGTATGGAAGAAAAAACTGCGTTCATCACAGTACACATTCAATTCAGAGAGAGTATTTTTGGTTGCCACGCAACCCGGTAAGTCAATTTATTCCTGTTTACAGACTACAAAGCTTGGATTAACGCTGGGAGAAGTACAGGAGCGACAATCCATTTATGGAAGAAACGAAGTCATCCATGAACAAAAAAAGAATCCGTTTATACTGTTTATCAGAACGTTTATCAATCCTTTCATAGGCGTTCTGACAGGACTTGCTATCATATCCTTATTTCTGGATGTGTTGATGGCTGAACCCGGAGAGCAAGAATGGACAGGGGTAATCATTATTTCGTCCATGGTATTATTCAGTGCTGTTCTTCGTTTCTGGCAGGAATGGAGAGCAAGTGAAGCTACGGATTCTTTAATGAGGATGGTAAAAAACACTTGTCTGGCGAAACGTGCCGGAGAACAGGAAGAAGAGATCGATATAACAGAACTCGTTCCGGGAGATATTGTGTACTTGGCAGCCGGTGATATGGTTCCTGCCGATATACATATCATCGATTCAAAAGACTTGTTTATCAGTCAGGCTTCATTGACGGGTGAGTCCGAACCGATAGAAAAGTTTCCGGAAGTACAGGGACAACAGTTTCGTAAGGGAAGTGTCATAGAGTTGGATAATATCTGTTATATGGGTTCCAATGTGATTAGCGGTGCGGCAAAAGGAATTGTTTTTGAAACGGGGAATAAAACCTATCTGGGTACAATAGCCAAAAGTCTGGTCGGACATCGTGCCACTACAGCCTTTGATAAAGGTATTAGCAAGGTCAGCTTTTTATTGATTCGTTTTATGCTGGTTATGGTTCCGTTCGTGTTTTTCGTGAATGGTTTTACGAAAGGTGACTGGTTCGAAGCCTTCATTTTTGCCGTATCTGTGGCGGTCGGTCTTACTCCCGAAATGTTACCTATGATTGTGACTGCCAACCTGTCTAAAGGAGCAATCGCCATGTCCAAAAAGAAAACAATCGTAAAGAACCTCAATGCCATTCAGAATTTTGGAGCAATGGATATACTTTGTACCGATAAAACCGGCACATTGACTTGTGATAAAATTGTGTTGGAGAAGTATATCAATGCAGACGGCAGCGATGACAACAGTAAACGTATTCTTCGTCACGCATACTTCAACAGTTATTTTCAGACTGGTCTAAGAAACCTGATGGATAAGGCAATCCTCTCTCATGTAAGAGAGTTGAATCTGGAACATTTGAAGGATGCCTATACCAAGGTTGATGAAATTCCTTTCGATTTTACACGCAGAAGGATGTCTGTCGTTATAGAAGACAGGCAAGGGAAGCGCCAAATTATTACCAAAGGAGCAGTAGAAGAGATTCTCGATGTCTGTTCGTATGCCGAGTTCGACAGGGAGATACATCCTTTGACTGACTCCTTGAAAATAAAAGCGCAAAAGATCAGTGAGGAAATGAACCGGCAAGGTATGAGAGTATTGGCGGTTTCCCAGAAAAGTTTCATCGAGAAGGACTGTAATTTTGCCATCGAAGATGAGAAGGAAATGGTGTTGATCGGATATCTTGCTTTTCTTGATCCTCCCAAACCTTCTGCCGCCGAAGCCATCGAACAATTATATATGCATGGAGTAGCAGTCAAAATATTGTCGGGAGACAATGATACCGTAGTGAAAGCTATTGCCCGTCAGGTGGGGATTGATACCGGGCACTCCCTTACCGGAATAGAAATGGAGGAAATGGATGAAACAACATTGAAAGAAACAGTAAAAGACACCACTTTATTCTCCAAACTCACTCCATTGCAGAAGACGCAAATAATCTCTCTGTTGCAGGAGCAAGGTAATACAGTTGGGTTTCTGGGAGATGGCATCAATGATGCAGGCGCCTTGCGGCAGTCAGATATTGGCATATCTGTCGATTCGGCGGTAGATATAGCAAAAGAAAGTGCGGATATCATCTTGCTGGAGAAGGATTTGATGGTATTGGAAGACGGCGTACTTGAAGGTAGAAAGACATTTGGTAATATCAATAAGTATATAAAGATGACTGCCAGTTCCAATTTTGGCAATATGTTCAGCGTGATGTTTGCAAGCGCCTTTCTGCCGTTCCTGCCCATGATGCCGATACATTTGCTGATTCAGAACCTATTATATGATATATCACAGACAACCATTCCATTCGACCGTATGGACCCGGAATTTCTGAAGAAACCGCGCAAATGGGATGCATCCGACCTAAGTCGTTTTATGATTTATATAGGACCTATCAGTTCTATCTTTGATATTGCTACCTATCTGGTCATGTGGTATGTGTTCAGTTGTAACAGTCCCGAACATCAGACTTTGTTTCAGACCGGATGGTTTGTAGAAGGTTTGTTATCTCAGACATTGATTGTCCACATGATACGTACCCGTAAAATACCATTTATACAAAGCCGGGCTACGTGGCCTGTTATGGGGCTGACATTCTTAATTATGGCAGTAGGCATTCTTATTCCTTTCACAGCTTTCGGACGTTCCATCGGCCTGACGGCTCTTCCTTTGGGTTATTTTCCCTGGCTGATTGGTATTTTGCTTTCCTATTGTATCCTGACGCAATTGGTAAAGAACTGGTATATCAGGAAGTTTGTACGTTGGCTATAG
- a CDS encoding sensor histidine kinase, which yields MKIRTTLTLQYAGITAAVFFAFVIAVYYVSEHSRSNAFFRNLQSEAITKAHLFLNNQVDAKTMQSIYLNNQKFINEVEVAVYTTDFKILYHDALQNDIVKETPEMVKRILKRKNISFYVDEYQAIGLVYPFEGQYYIVTAAAYDGYGYANRDALRNMLILLFIGGLSVLAIVGYILSRSTLKPIRNIVREAEKITASHIDKRLPVKNEQDELGELSITFNALLERLEKSFNSQKMFVSNVSHELRTPMAALTAELDLALLKERTSGQYQAAIGNALQDSRRIINLIDGLLNLAKADYQSEQITMEEVRLDELLLDARELVLKAHPDYHIELVFEQEAEEDNVLTVIGNSYLLTTAFVNLVENNCKYSSNRTSSVLIAYWEQWAIIRLSDNGVGMSDADKENLFKLFYRGENKNIAPGNGIGMVLTQKIIHLHKGELTVSSHKDEGTTFVVKLPHI from the coding sequence ATGAAAATCCGGACAACGCTGACTCTGCAATATGCGGGCATTACAGCTGCGGTATTCTTCGCATTTGTCATAGCTGTCTATTACGTAAGCGAGCATTCGCGCAGCAATGCTTTCTTTCGCAACCTGCAAAGTGAAGCTATAACCAAAGCCCACTTATTTCTTAATAATCAGGTAGATGCAAAAACGATGCAGTCTATTTACCTGAACAATCAGAAGTTTATTAATGAAGTAGAGGTAGCCGTCTATACCACAGATTTTAAAATACTATATCATGATGCCCTTCAAAACGACATAGTCAAGGAAACACCCGAAATGGTAAAACGTATTCTGAAACGAAAGAATATCAGTTTCTATGTGGACGAATATCAGGCAATAGGACTTGTGTATCCGTTTGAAGGACAATACTACATTGTCACTGCCGCTGCCTATGATGGCTATGGATACGCTAACCGGGATGCACTGAGAAATATGCTCATTCTGTTATTTATAGGAGGATTGAGCGTGTTGGCGATTGTCGGTTATATCCTCTCCCGAAGCACCTTAAAGCCCATACGCAATATCGTGAGAGAAGCGGAGAAAATCACCGCCTCACATATCGACAAAAGACTGCCTGTAAAAAACGAACAGGACGAACTGGGAGAACTGAGTATTACATTCAATGCACTGCTGGAACGTTTGGAGAAGTCCTTCAACTCACAAAAGATGTTTGTCAGCAATGTATCTCATGAATTACGTACACCTATGGCAGCCCTTACAGCCGAACTGGATCTGGCCCTGTTGAAAGAACGAACCTCCGGACAATATCAGGCAGCTATCGGCAATGCACTACAAGATTCGCGACGGATCATAAACCTGATCGACGGATTGCTGAATCTTGCAAAAGCCGACTATCAGTCGGAACAGATTACAATGGAAGAGGTCCGGTTGGATGAACTGCTGTTGGATGCCAGAGAATTAGTCCTAAAAGCCCATCCGGATTATCATATCGAATTAGTATTTGAGCAGGAAGCTGAGGAAGATAATGTGCTGACCGTAATCGGAAACAGCTATCTGTTGACTACTGCCTTTGTGAATCTGGTAGAGAACAACTGCAAGTACTCTTCCAACCGGACTTCATCCGTCCTGATAGCTTATTGGGAACAATGGGCTATTATCCGCTTGTCTGATAATGGCGTAGGAATGTCCGATGCAGACAAAGAAAACCTGTTTAAACTGTTTTATCGGGGAGAAAACAAGAATATAGCTCCCGGAAATGGTATAGGCATGGTTTTGACACAGAAAATCATTCACCTTCACAAAGGCGAACTTACCGTATCTTCTCATAAGGACGAGGGAACTACTTTTGTGGTAAAACTCCCGCATATCTAA
- a CDS encoding response regulator transcription factor, which produces MYTILIIEDEPRVASLLMNGLEENGYQTMVAYDGLMGLRLFQAHTFDLVISDIVLPKMDGFELTKEIRKSNPRIPILMLTALGSTNDKLDGFDAGADDYMVKPFDFRELNARIKVLLKRVSGNVPELPQELVYADLRIDLQRKDVERNNVSIKLSPKEYNLLLYMVENAERVLSRVEIAEKVWNTHFDTGTNFIDVYINYLRKKIDRNFEPKLIHTKAGMGFILTDKL; this is translated from the coding sequence ATGTACACAATACTAATTATAGAAGACGAACCCAGAGTGGCAAGTTTGCTGATGAACGGGCTGGAAGAAAATGGTTATCAGACCATGGTAGCTTATGACGGATTAATGGGGCTGCGGCTTTTTCAGGCACATACGTTCGATCTGGTTATATCTGATATTGTTCTGCCTAAGATGGACGGATTTGAGCTGACGAAAGAAATCCGTAAGTCCAATCCCCGTATTCCTATATTAATGTTGACGGCATTAGGATCAACGAACGATAAGCTGGATGGTTTCGATGCCGGTGCAGACGACTATATGGTGAAGCCCTTTGATTTCAGAGAGTTGAATGCCAGAATCAAAGTTCTATTGAAACGTGTCTCGGGAAATGTACCGGAATTGCCACAGGAACTTGTTTATGCGGATCTGCGCATTGATCTTCAGCGGAAGGACGTAGAACGAAATAACGTTTCCATTAAACTTTCTCCGAAAGAATATAACCTGCTGTTATATATGGTCGAAAATGCCGAAAGAGTATTGAGCCGGGTAGAGATAGCGGAGAAAGTATGGAACACACATTTTGATACGGGAACCAACTTCATTGATGTATATATCAACTACCTTCGCAAAAAGATAGACCGTAACTTTGAACCGAAACTTATTCATACCAAAGCAGGGATGGGTTTCATACTGACTGACAAATTATGA
- a CDS encoding ACT domain-containing protein, giving the protein MSGIKELELLLSNMEPVLDERDFVFCSFPTLDWDQMRELNPIGIFHEKEGVTFILDTKNAVDKKIDYLSVYRLITLNVHSSLDAVGLTAAFSAKLAEKNISANVVAAYYHDHIFVPEEKAEQALEAILELQKKVPNAM; this is encoded by the coding sequence ATGTCAGGTATTAAAGAGTTAGAACTATTATTATCCAATATGGAGCCTGTGTTGGATGAGCGGGATTTTGTTTTTTGTTCTTTCCCAACGCTCGATTGGGATCAAATGCGGGAGCTGAACCCCATCGGGATTTTCCATGAGAAAGAGGGTGTAACCTTCATTCTTGACACGAAAAATGCTGTAGACAAAAAGATAGATTACCTGTCCGTTTACAGACTTATCACTCTCAATGTACATTCAAGTCTGGATGCGGTGGGGCTGACTGCTGCCTTTTCTGCCAAGCTGGCAGAAAAAAATATTAGTGCTAATGTGGTGGCGGCCTATTATCATGACCATATCTTTGTGCCTGAAGAGAAAGCGGAACAGGCTTTGGAGGCTATTCTTGAATTACAAAAAAAGGTACCCAACGCAATGTGA
- a CDS encoding glycoside hydrolase family 2 protein: protein MRKVTTLLSTLALATTLAAQTLPQTERQYLSGHGCDDMVEWDFFCTDGRNSGKWTKIGVPSCWELQGFGTYQYGITFYGKAFPEGIADEKGMYKYEFEVPEKFRGQQVNLVFEASMTDTEVKVNGRKVGSKHQGAFYRFSYNVTDFLKYGKKNLLEVTVSKESENASVNLAERRADYWNFGGIFRPVFLEVKPAINLRHIAIDAQMDGSFRANCYTNLSNDGMSIRAQILDNKGKKLTETTVPVKAGGDWTSLQLKVSDPALWTAETPNLYKAQFSLLDKDGKVLHNETETFGFRTIEVRESDGLYVNGVRIMVRGVNRHSFRPESGRTLSKAKNIEDVLLMKDMNMNSVRLSHYPADPEFLEACDSLGLYVMDELGGWHGKYDTPTGVRLIKGMIERDVNHPSIIWWSNGNEKGWNTELDGEFHKYDPQKRPVIHPQGNFSGFETMHYRSYGESQNYMRLPEIFMPTEFLHGLYDGGHGAGLYDYWEMMRKHPRCIGGFLWVLADEGVKRVDMDGFIDNQGNFGADGIVGPHHEKEGSFYTIKQLWSPVQIMNTSVDKQFDGKFSVENRYDYLNLNTCRFLWKQVKFPTATDASNTTAQVLKQGEVQGSDVAAHSAGVLDIKTTILPDADALFLTAIDRYGHELWRWTFPVNKLNQANEVLSPLSNKVTSTETENELTVKAKNHTFIFSKKDGQLKGVSVNNRKISFANGPRFIGARRADRSLDQFYNHDDEKAKEKDRTYSEFPDAAVFTKLDVKEDGGNLIVTANYKLGNLDKAQWTINPSGEAVLDYTYNFSGVVDLMGICFDYPEDQVISKRWLGAGPYRVWQNRIHGTQYDVWENDYNDPIPGETFTYPEFKGYFGSVSWMNIRTKEGTISLTNETPDAYIGVYQPRDGRDRLLYTLPESGISVLNVIPPVRNKVNSTDLCGPSSQPKWVNGPQSGRIIFRFME from the coding sequence ATGAGAAAAGTAACCACTTTATTATCAACCTTGGCGTTGGCAACTACTCTGGCTGCTCAAACCCTTCCGCAAACGGAACGGCAATACCTTTCCGGTCACGGATGTGATGATATGGTAGAATGGGACTTCTTCTGTACTGACGGACGCAATTCCGGCAAATGGACGAAGATCGGTGTACCGTCATGCTGGGAGTTGCAGGGCTTTGGCACCTATCAGTATGGAATCACCTTTTATGGCAAAGCATTCCCTGAAGGTATCGCCGATGAAAAAGGAATGTATAAGTACGAGTTTGAGGTCCCCGAGAAGTTCCGCGGACAGCAGGTAAATCTGGTATTCGAAGCTTCGATGACAGATACCGAAGTTAAAGTAAACGGGCGTAAAGTCGGCTCGAAACATCAGGGAGCTTTCTATCGTTTTTCATACAATGTCACAGATTTCCTTAAGTATGGAAAAAAGAACCTGCTGGAAGTAACCGTTTCAAAGGAAAGCGAAAATGCCAGTGTGAATCTTGCCGAGCGACGTGCCGATTATTGGAACTTCGGAGGTATTTTCCGTCCGGTATTTCTGGAAGTAAAACCTGCGATTAATTTACGTCATATCGCCATCGATGCGCAGATGGATGGTTCCTTCCGTGCCAATTGCTATACCAATCTGTCTAATGACGGAATGAGTATCCGGGCACAGATTTTGGACAATAAAGGCAAAAAACTAACTGAAACGACCGTCCCTGTAAAAGCGGGAGGAGACTGGACTTCTTTACAGCTCAAGGTCTCTGATCCGGCTCTGTGGACAGCCGAAACGCCGAATCTTTATAAAGCTCAGTTTTCTTTGCTGGACAAAGACGGAAAAGTGCTGCACAACGAGACAGAAACATTCGGTTTTCGTACCATCGAAGTACGCGAAAGTGACGGATTATACGTAAACGGTGTACGCATTATGGTACGTGGTGTCAATCGCCATAGCTTCCGTCCGGAAAGTGGCCGTACATTAAGTAAAGCGAAAAATATCGAAGATGTTCTTTTGATGAAAGACATGAATATGAACTCCGTCCGTCTGAGTCACTATCCGGCTGATCCGGAGTTTCTGGAAGCTTGTGATTCTTTGGGACTTTACGTGATGGATGAATTAGGAGGCTGGCATGGCAAATACGATACTCCGACCGGAGTACGCCTGATCAAAGGAATGATAGAACGTGACGTTAACCACCCGTCTATTATCTGGTGGAGTAACGGTAATGAAAAAGGATGGAATACCGAACTCGATGGAGAATTTCACAAGTACGATCCGCAGAAACGTCCGGTGATTCACCCGCAAGGCAATTTCTCTGGTTTTGAAACCATGCATTACCGTTCTTACGGAGAAAGTCAGAACTATATGCGTTTGCCGGAAATCTTTATGCCGACAGAATTTCTCCACGGTTTGTATGATGGCGGTCATGGTGCCGGATTATATGACTATTGGGAAATGATGCGCAAACATCCCCGCTGTATCGGTGGGTTCCTTTGGGTACTGGCAGACGAAGGAGTGAAGCGTGTCGATATGGACGGATTCATTGATAATCAAGGGAATTTCGGCGCTGACGGTATTGTAGGGCCACATCATGAAAAGGAAGGCAGTTTCTACACAATCAAGCAGTTATGGAGTCCGGTACAAATCATGAATACTTCTGTCGACAAGCAGTTTGACGGTAAGTTCTCCGTAGAAAACCGTTATGATTATCTGAATCTGAATACTTGCCGTTTCCTTTGGAAACAGGTGAAGTTCCCTACCGCAACAGATGCTTCTAATACAACTGCCCAAGTTCTGAAACAAGGGGAAGTGCAAGGAAGTGATGTCGCAGCCCATTCGGCAGGTGTGCTGGATATTAAAACAACGATCCTTCCGGATGCCGATGCCCTTTTCCTCACAGCCATCGACCGATACGGTCATGAACTTTGGCGCTGGACTTTCCCTGTGAACAAACTGAATCAGGCTAATGAAGTGCTTTCTCCCTTATCTAATAAGGTAACCTCTACAGAAACAGAAAATGAACTTACCGTAAAAGCGAAGAATCATACTTTCATTTTCTCAAAGAAAGACGGTCAGCTGAAAGGTGTATCCGTAAACAATCGCAAGATCAGCTTTGCCAACGGCCCTCGTTTCATCGGTGCCCGTCGTGCCGACCGCTCATTGGATCAGTTTTATAATCACGATGACGAAAAAGCGAAAGAAAAGGATCGTACCTACAGCGAATTCCCTGATGCTGCTGTATTCACGAAACTGGATGTAAAAGAAGACGGAGGCAATCTGATTGTTACTGCCAATTATAAACTGGGTAATCTGGATAAAGCGCAATGGACAATCAATCCAAGTGGAGAAGCGGTGCTGGATTATACCTACAATTTCTCCGGCGTGGTAGATTTAATGGGAATCTGCTTCGACTATCCCGAAGATCAGGTGATCAGTAAACGCTGGCTGGGAGCGGGGCCCTACCGTGTATGGCAGAACCGTATTCATGGCACGCAATACGATGTCTGGGAAAACGACTATAACGATCCTATTCCGGGTGAAACCTTCACATATCCCGAATTCAAAGGATATTTCGGCAGTGTTTCCTGGATGAACATCCGTACGAAAGAGGGTACTATCAGCCTAACCAATGAAACTCCGGATGCTTACATTGGAGTATATCAGCCGCGTGACGGTCGTGACCGTTTACTTTATACGCTTCCTGAAAGTGGAATTTCTGTCTTGAATGTGATTCCTCCTGTACGCAATAAAGTAAATTCGACTGATCTATGTGGCCCGTCATCGCAGCCAAAATGGGTGAATGGTCCGCAGAGCGGACGAATCATTTTCCGGTTTATGGAATAA